The sequence below is a genomic window from Lysobacter capsici.
GCTGCTGATGACGGTACCCGGCCTGGCCTTGTTCTACGGCGGGCTGGTGCGTTCCAAGAACGTGCTGTCGGTGCTGATGCAGGTGCTGGCGGTGTTCTCGCTGCTGGTGTTGCTGTGGGTGGTCTACGGTTATTCGCTGGCGTTCAACGGCGGCAATGCCTTCATCGGCAATCTCGACAAGCTGTTCCTCAAGGGCGTCAACAAGGAATCGCTGGCGGCGACGTTCACCGCCGGCGTGTCGCTGCCCGAATACGTGTTCATCGCCTTCCAGTCGACCTTCGCCGGGATCACCGGGGCGCTGATCGTCGGCGCCTTCGCCGAACGCATCAAGTTCTCGGCGGTGCTGCTGTTCTCGGCGCTGTGGTTCACCTTCGCCTACCTGCCGATCGCGCACATGGTCTGGTACGGGCCGGACGGTTTCCTGTTCGCCAAGGGCGCGATCGATTTCGCCGGCGGCACGGTGGTGCATATCAACGCCGGTGTCGCCGGCCTGGTCGGCGCGTACTTCGTCGGCAAGCGCGTGGGTTACGGGCGCGAGGCGATCAAGCCGCACAACGTCACCTTCACCATGATCGGCGCGTCGCTGCTGTGGGTGGGCTGGTTCGGCTTCAATGCCGGCTCCAACCTGGAAGCGACCGCGGGCGCGGCGCTGGCCTTCCTCAACACCTTGCTGGCGACGGCCGCCGCGGCGTTGGCGTGGAGCCTGGTCGAGAAGGTGATCAAGGGCAAGCCGTCGATGCTCGGCGGCGCGTCGGGCGTGGTCGCCGGATTGGTCGCGATCACCCCGGCCTGCGGCACGGTCGGTCCGTTCGGCGCGATCGCGATCGGCGCGATCGCCGGCGCGGTGTGCGTGTGGGGCGTGCATGGCCTCAAGCGTCTGCTGCGCGCGGACGATGCGCTCGACGTGTTCGGCGTGCATGGCCTGGGCGGCATCATCGGCGCGCTGCTGACCGGCGTGTTCAGTTCGCCGTCGCTGGGCGGCTTCGGCCTGGGCGCGGGCAACGACACCATCGCCGCGCAGGTCGGCGTGCAGGCGCTCGGTATCGGCATCACCGTGGTCTGGTCCGGCGTGGTGTCGGTGATCGCGTTCGCGCTGGTGAAGCTGGTGGTCGGCCTGCGCGTGCCGGAAGAAGCCGAGCGCGAAGGCCTGGACATCACCACGCATGGCGAGACGGCGTACGAAAGCTGATCGTCGCCACACGCGTCACGCCTGCCGCTTCAAAGCCCCTCTCCCGCGTGCGGGAGAGGGGTTGGGGTGAGGGAATGCATGAAATGAGGAAGGCGTAACACGGTCGTGGACCCTCACC
It includes:
- a CDS encoding ammonium transporter, with the protein product MLDPRSRERALRTLAWSALPLAALLALSPAHAQDAAAAAEAAKPVVDKGDVAWMLTSTLLVLLMTVPGLALFYGGLVRSKNVLSVLMQVLAVFSLLVLLWVVYGYSLAFNGGNAFIGNLDKLFLKGVNKESLAATFTAGVSLPEYVFIAFQSTFAGITGALIVGAFAERIKFSAVLLFSALWFTFAYLPIAHMVWYGPDGFLFAKGAIDFAGGTVVHINAGVAGLVGAYFVGKRVGYGREAIKPHNVTFTMIGASLLWVGWFGFNAGSNLEATAGAALAFLNTLLATAAAALAWSLVEKVIKGKPSMLGGASGVVAGLVAITPACGTVGPFGAIAIGAIAGAVCVWGVHGLKRLLRADDALDVFGVHGLGGIIGALLTGVFSSPSLGGFGLGAGNDTIAAQVGVQALGIGITVVWSGVVSVIAFALVKLVVGLRVPEEAEREGLDITTHGETAYES